The sequence AGATTGGCTCAACCTCCCTCCTTTGTAGACTTGGTGGTATTAGGAATACAAATGCTATGTAGAGAATTCCGGTAGGTTTCCTTCTCCCATGTACGCCGACAGGGTAATAGACCGGCTCACCTTTTAGTAAAACATGCCAAGGGCATTGTTGACTTCTCCACTTGGATAAAAGAGAATCCTTATTTCTTAGAACAAGCTCTTCTCCATGATGTACTTTCTTATGTtatgaattaataatatttgtgatctttcaatcaaaaaaaaaaaccctcaaagtGTCATACAAAACACGGTTATAATacataagtattttttttttctttatcaaatattttttttaggggatctatttttgttttgttaataaaaatggattttagttttttttttctttttatttgaaaagagCTACTGGCCACAAATAGGtggttattttaaaattttggattttttagaccaaatatcaattttataatatattaaattttctatcaaaaagaaaaaaaaaatagaatacatgaaatttttttaactagaacttttaaatattaaatattaatatataataattactatttgtatttttccttCCAATAATCCCAAAAAGGGGATGGCCCTCTGTTCCCTTATCCCATTCAACCCGATTCCAAGGGATATCTACCTCAACTTCCTCAAGTAAATCACCAATTGCTTTGGCCACATCAAAACTCATGCTCTTACATTCTTAATAGAGATGTTGGAAACTTCAATCCAAAACTGAACTTTATCAAAGCTCACATCAGGGACCCTTACCATATATCACCCAATTTGTTTTTAAGGTTCTATGCCAGATGTACGTACAGTGGCTTTCATGGCTtcagaaaaacaagaaaagtgTGTACATCAGAACGTTGCAGAAAAGAATGTAAACAAAATGGTTAAAGGTAGGTAGAGACAGACTGAGAAACATTAGGGAATTGAGACCCCACATAGAACGGAGATAAGGTTCAACGAAAAGACATCTTGATAGTAGATATAGGGGACAAAACTGACACTATAACAAACTGAAGAAAAAACCTCTTAACGGTATACGTAAAAATCTACATGGGAGTTTGCAAGTCCAATCCACATCTACTTAGATAAAGACTCCTAAAGCAACATTTCATTGAGCAAAGGGAAATCCTTAATTCGGATTACACTGAGTTTttgaagaccaaaaaaaaaaaaaaaaagcctggggtttatatatataaataaatatggcttatagtttttatttatttaatttaagagAGGGTGTGCCTCctgaaatcaaagaagaaaagaaaaatacagtGACAGCACAGCCAAGGATGCAGCATCATAAAAGAAATAGTGAGTAGAGTCAACTCGGTGTTGGCTCCGGCAAGAAAAAACGAGCTATTTATTTAGCCATGGGACATACACTAAGGAACATGAATTTGCAGTTCTCTCTAAGAAAAACTTTTATGGGTGCTTCAACTAAAACAATGAGTGAAGATCTCAGGTAagtttacataaattttttattatatttgagaGTATCTCAAATTAGGCATAAAGTTGAAAGAACATCCTACTTAATTTTAGGACTTTTacatgtttatattttatttacaatataaacttatattgtATACTCTTTGCAAATATGTACGATATTTGTCACTTTTTATGTCTacaatataagtttatattgcAAGTTCAATgtgaatataaaaattaatttagagttTGTCCcatgatttttttcttcaagaaaaatgTTCTTTCACGtagattgtgtttgtgttttcttATCCTTGGGTGTGCAATTGATATCTTCATTTAGTGATTTTGGTGATAACATTTTTGGAGATCGATTAAAATTATCagttgattttcttaattcacaGATTAGGATCTGACTAAGAAACCACTCAATCCTAACCTAAATAAATCTGGGAATAACTTCTTGAACGAATTTTTTGTTGATAGATTGAATTTCAGCTCGATCCAATTGCttagtgaaaagaaaaagagatggtATTCCTCATGAGGACCAATGGCATAATTGTCCTATACAAATTCTCTTAAGAATGGATAAGAAGGCAAATTATAGCtcccattatttatttatttatttattttttaatactaagtatttttaaaatatacacaaggagagagaaaaaagttttttaaattcCCCTATGTGGTTGCAGTTTGAAAATTTGAACCGTACAGTTTTCCTAACATATATAGTACATATAGGAATAATGAAGTCGGATATAATAGGCCTTTATGATTTTTAACCCtgtaaaaaatacaaagtattATTCACGTTTTGGACACCATTATGTTACTGTATCTGTCCCTAATTAAGCATTACAATCACATCAGTACCCGTAACCAAACTCATTAATAAGTTTACAagctacaataattttattagttgaaaGCATGTGAGCTATGAACCACAATAGAAGGCTTAAAATGATAATTTGAGGGACTGAGTTGCAatgataaaaattgttgtcGATTGATGGATTgggtgaaaaaaatatttaacaatattttatgttagttttccttctattttttttagctgaattaggatttttttttctttttcctaatttaaaatgttttcctcacctcaaaaaatttaaaatgttttccTTTCTCTGGTAGAAGTGTATGACTTTTTCTAGGAGTAGGAAAAAATCTGTTCCCATAAATACTTTTTAGAAGGAGGTGATGATTAATTGATTATTAAGgtgttattaataaaatttcttcctatAGAGAGagattgccaaaaaaaaaaaagaaatcatgaGCTATGGGGTACCCTTAGTGGCTTCGCTACTGCTTATAGCTAACCCAAAGTCCATTTTGAACCAGACAAGCCGTAAAGGGCTTTCAACTTCAGAGAGATAACATCATAGCCATGAAGATGAGTTCCACTATCAAAAACAAATGGAGGTTCTGTACATTTGCAAGTTTCATAAGTTGCATTATTCTGTTATCCGTTCTGAATCAAGGACATGACAGTGAAAAGCTATCCCATGTTCAAAACATAACATTATCAACAACATCATCTAATGACTCGGCTCACCAGCCAGCAGCAAGCGCGCAGATTTTAAAACCATCAAACATTGGAGAACATGAAAAAGAGACAAATGAGAAAGAACATGGCAGCAACTTGTCTCATCATCCAACAGCAAGCATGAAATTTTCGGAGGAACCATCAAACACTCGAGAACATAAAAAAAGGGTCAAATGAAGAAGAACATATCTGCAACATCTTTGATGGAAAGTGGACTTATAATCCGACAGCAAGTCCTTTGTATAATTGGTCACAGTGTCCATTTCTTAGTGATCAAGTCAGTTGCCAAAGGAATGGAAGGGCAGATTTTGAATACGAAAGTTGGAGTTGGGAAGCTAAGGGATGTGAGATTCCTAGGTAAGTTAAAAGCTTGCCAACtttaactttgtttttatttcaattaatgCAAGTTCATCCATTGTTGTTTGTTGACAAGGTTGGTTTTTAAGGTTTAATGGTACAGACTTGTTAGAGAGACTTAGAGGGAAGAGAGTGATATTAGCTGGAGACTCACTCAACAGAAACCAGTGGGAATCACTTGCTTGCCTTCTTTACTCTGCTATTCCTATTCCTTCTTCACAAGCCTATATTAATGTGAAAAGTAATGCCCACAAGGTTCTTAGAGCAAAGGTAAAATGACTGTTTCATCATATACTCTCTCTTCTACGTATTTCTGTACCTGTTCATACATAATGACAGCTAAAATCCTTAACAAGATGAATAATCTGCAATGTAACAGGACTATAATTGTTCTGTGGAGTTCTACTGGAGCCCCTTTCTAAAACAAGTGAAAGAAAATCGTGGTAGTAAAATTATGAGGTTAGACCGACTTTCAGCCGCACAGAATTGGCATGGTGCTCATATTATGGTATTTAACACCGGTCACTGGTGGGAACACCCTTTGAAAATCAAAGAGTAAgctttttttgtgttgtgtgaATTATTATGAAAGGCTCATAAACTTGCACTATAAAAACATGGGAAAAAGATTGTGCGGTTATATCCTAATTGGAGTGACATTTGCAGGTTGGACTTCTTTCAGTATAGAAAaaaggtggtggaggtggataaAATGGAGATTGAATTAGCATTTGAGGTGGCCATGAAGACTTGGGCTCGCTGGATTGATAAGAATGTGGACATGAAAAATACCAAGGTCTTTTTTCGAAGCATATCACCAGAACACAAAGGGAAGCAGTGGTGTTACAATGAAACCAAACCCATCATGGATGAGTCCTATGAAGTAAAATTTCCAAAGTCAATGGTAGAGATTATTGAGAGAACAATTGGTAACATGAGAAAACCAGTGAGGTACTTGAACATCACAAAGCTATCTCAGTATCGTAGAGATGCACATCCATCAGTTTACAAATCAAAGAAAGGAACGCTATTGACACCAGGACAACCTGGGTTTCATGCCGATTGTAGCCATTGGTGTTTGCCTGGATTGCCAGATACATGGAACAGGCTACTGTTTGCATCTATGGTCCTAGACAACTCCAAAGAAACTTCTAGTTCTTAACATctattgtttgattttgaattttttgtatgaaaaaattattcccattgtagaaaatttaaaattccaaaagaatttCTAGAGCGAGatgttttattatatttggagTGAATCTCAAGTTAAACATAAACTTGCAAgtatttgtaattaattttataataataaattattgtatATGTATTCGTTTTAGTAGAACCTCATGAGAATTAATGGCATTAATGTCCTATCGAATTCCCTTAAGAATGGATAAGAAGGCAAATTAAAGCTCCCATTATTAAATTCCCCTAATGTGATTGCAGTCGGAAAAATTGAACCTATATATAGGTCACAATTTTCCTATGTTTAATTTAAAGGGATTCATGTCAAAGCAAGTGACACGCTTTAACACCATTAATAAATGGGTCAATTGCAGGTAATTAACACGAAATAACTTAATTCGCATAATTACATATCATTTTTATCTAACATAAATTTGAACTCTAAAAAGAATTGAgtaattaaaagaattttaatgATTATATTGATAAATTCTTCATTGAAACTAAAAGTCCTAACCCTTTTACCGAAAACGAAGTggaaaaaaactttattttcactttatttttcttagattgtGTATTACATGGGTTAAAATGGGTTATGTCATGTCAATCGGCTTAATAAATGAGTAGTCTTAAGGTTGAGGGGTTTTGATACAATTATAAAATGAGTCAAGTTAGGGTTGAACTATATAGTCTAATACCCATACATCAACATGACACGAACATGACCTATTAACACAAGTAATCGCCTCTATGTATAAGGATGATGAAGTCATATACAATAGGCCTCTATGATTTttacccaataaaaaataaaatgtattgttGTAAAAGCGGAAGCTTTAATACCAATTTGTTGAAAATAGCGGAAGCGTAAATATCTATTTGTTGTGTGTattcaaataataaaacaatcacatggaacacaaaaatttacatGGTTTAGTTTTTGACCGCTCTCACAAATACACCAAAAGAACTCTCAATCACCAAAAGCATGTGACTAGAGAAAACCTAAATTTCTCTCAAAACAAAGCACGACTTAGAACTCTAAAATAATATGCAGCTGCCTTTGATCACTAATAAATCAATTGCCGcataacaaatatatttatacaaaGTATAAGTCGGCTAGGGTATATTATTTGAGAGCATATCACAAAGTCCACTATAcaagtcctaatataactaggacTTGGTTTACAAATCCTTCCAAGACAAGGACTATGCACTCTCACGTGCACTATTCAAGCCACCAATCATAacatgtattatttatgttttggacACAATTATGTTACTGCATTTGTTCCTAATTAAGCATTATGTTAGTATCTTGTAGAACTTAGGTTTGGGGGAAGGGTTGTAGCTTCTGTGTTAGAGATTCTTCTTTTACCTGCATCAGTTGGTACCTGATGCATCAGAGATATCTTTATTTCTATGGGGTACCCTTACAGTGAGAGAGATTACAAAAACTTCATGGGCTATGTGGTCCCccttagagagagagattacaaAAACATAATTGGTTATGGGGTCCCTTAGTGGCTCCGCCACTGCTTCTAGCTAACCTGAAGTCCATTCTGAACCAGACAAACCATCACGTGCCTTCAACATAAAGAGAAATAACCCTGCCTTCAACTTATGAGAAATAGCATCATAGCCATGAAGATAAGTTCCACTATCACTGACAAATGGAGGTTCTGTATATTTGCAAGTTTCCTAAGCTGCATTATTCTGCTAGTCTGTTTGAATCAGGGCCATGACAGTGAAAAACTATCTGGTGTTCAAAATATTACATTATCAGCAACAACATCTTCCAATGACTCGGCTCAGCATCCAGCAGTAAGCATACAGCATTTGGAACCATCAAACGTTGGAGAACATGTAAAAGAGGCAAGTGAGGAAGAACATGGCTGCAACTTGGCTCCGCAGCCAGCAGCAAACATTCAGTTTTTGGAACCATCAAACGTTGGAGAACATGAAAAAGAGACAAATAAGGAAGAACATAGCGGCCACTTGGCTCAGCAGCCAGCACCAAGCATTCAGTTTTTGGAACCACCATATGTTGGAGAGCatgaaaaagagataaataagGAAGACCATAGCGGCAACTCAGCTCAGCAGCCAGCACCAAGCATTCAGTTTTTTGAACCATCATATGTTGGACATGAAAAAGAGACAAATGAGGAAGAAAATAGCGGCAACTTGGCTCAGCAGCCAGCACCAAGCATTCAGTTTTTAGAACCATCATTTGTTGGTGATCatgaaaaagagataaataagGAAGACCATAGCGGTAACTCAGCTCAGCAGCCAGCAGCAAGCATTCAGTTTTTGGAACCATCACATGTTGGAGAACATGTAAAAGAGATAAATAAGGAAGAACATAGCGGCAACTTGGCTCCGCATCCAGCAGCAAGCATGCAGTTTTTGCAACCATCAAACGTTGGAGAACATGAAAATGAGACAAATGAGGAAGAACATGTCTGCAACATCTTTGATGGAAAATGGGTTTATGACCCGACAGCAAGTCCTATGTATAATAGGTCACGGTGTCCATTTCTTAGTGATCAAGTTAGTTGCCAAAGGAATGGAAGGCCGGATTTCGTATACGAAAAATGGAATTGGGAAGCTAAGGGGTGTGAGATTCCCAGGTAAGTTAAAAACTGGCCcacttttactttatttttatttcaatcaaTGCAAATTCTTCCATTGCTGAcaaggttttgttttttaaggttTAATGGTACAGACATGTTAGAGAGACTTAGAGGGAAGAGAGTGATTATAGTTGGAGACTCACTCAACAGAAATCAGTGGGAATCTCTTGCTTGCCTTCTTTACTCTGCTATTCCTATTCCTTCTTCACAAGCCTATGTTAATGTGAAAAGTGGTGACTACAAGGTTCTTAGTGCAAAGGTAAGATGAATGTTTCATCATACTGTCTCTTCTACGTATTTCCAATAGTTGTTCATACATAATGACAGCTACAAATCCTTAAAAAGATGAGCAATCTGCAATGTAACAGGACTACAATTGTTCTGTGGAGTTCTACTGGAGCCCCTTTCTAATAGAATTGAAAGAAAGACgtggtaaaaaaattatgaggcTGGACAAACTTTCAGCCTCAGCACAGAATTGGCATGGTGCTGACATTATGGTATTTAACACCGGCCACTGGTGGAATCACCCGGGGAAAATCAAAGAGTAAgctttttagttttgtgtgaaTTATTATAACCAGCTCATAAATTTGCACTACACAAAAACATGGGAAAAAGATTGTGTTGTTGTATCTAATTGGAGTGATATTAATTTGCAGGTTCGACTTCTTTCAGTATAGAAAAaaagtggtggaggtggatAAAATAGAGACTGGATTAGCATTTGAGATGGCCATGAAGACTTGGGCTCGCTGGATTGATAAGACTGTGGACATAAACAATACCAAGGTCTTTTTTCGAAGCATATCACCAGAACACAAAGGGAAGCAGTGGTGCTACAATGAAACTAAACTCATCATGGATGAGACCTATAAAGCAATATTTCCAAAGTCAATGGTGGAGATTGTTGAGAGAACAATTAGCAGCATGAAGAAACCAGTGAAGTACTTGAACATCACAAAGCTATCTCAGTATCGTAGAGATGCACATCCATCAGTTTACACAACAAAGCAAGGGAAGCTATTGACAGCAACGCAACGAAGACAACCTTGGTCTTATGCTGATTGCAGCCACTGGTGTTTGCCTGGATTGCCTGATACATGGAACAGGCTAGTGTATGCATCTATATATGGTCTTAGACAAACTTCCTAGATATTTCTAGTTCTTAACATCTAATAATTGTTTGCTtgaataaatgattttttttcaatgtaGAAATATTGTAACTCCAAGAGAATTGAATAATGTGCAATTCACATGGgctacattttatatatatatatatatataatttgataattataaatgagctctagatttttttttttttttttttttactcctaCTTTGATATCAAACAAGGTTCATATGTGATTTTCTTTCTGAACCATTCAGATTTGGCTTGACATGGAGTAGTAATAGCCTCATGGTGGCTTATCCACCAACAATGCTGGTAATTAAGGACAATCATTATCCACCGACTGTACATAAACTCATTAGCTCAACCCAGCCAGCAATGCAAAACTTATCAAATGTAGTTTGGTAAAAGTCTAAACCAGTACCATTGAGTTTGATTTGGTTCGCTGGAACCATTAGAACCAAATTGAAGCGTTATACTCGAGTGGGTACGTACTGggtaccctttaaaaaaaaaaaatttactggCCCTTGCAATTTTGAAGGGTGAGAGATAAAGGTCAGAGAAAGAAACTGAGGAAtatgtggcttgaattgccacatgGATTGTGTGGTTTTTGGAAAAACCTTAGCCGAATATCTTTTCTTTACATTTTTAAGAGACCCCAAGCTGGTTTTGTCCCATTCAGAAACCGCAGGTCCCAGCAACGCAAACTGGCCAAATAGTTAGTTTGGGAAAGTCTAAACCAGTACTACTGAGCTTGAGGGCCTATTTGTTAccgttgtttaaataacaattttcaatatttaaacaacattatacgtatttttacatactttttcacttacatgtatttttaaaaaatacaaacaacgttactagaacaatattaccaaatgAACCCTAAATTGGTTCTTTAGCTTAAGTTATTAGAACTAGTAAATTGAAGTATTATACTCACatatccataaaaaataaataaatgcaaaatcaCTCGCATTTACTATTTTGAAGGACGAGGGGTAGAGTACAGAGAAAGAATCTTTTGAATGTGTGGCTTGAACGGCCACATATAGATTCTATGGTAAAAGGTTTGATTAGTTTTTGGAAggttaggttatgtttggtaaccgtttttttcctcaattttctgttttcaaaaacaattttctgttTCCTAAggcaaaaaacttgtttggtaacttattttaggcaaaaaccaaaaactattttcaatttccatattgtgaaggaaactgaaaatagGTCTTgagctatttttatttttcagttttcactctCCTTTAGAAAACATGCTAGTTACACGGCCTATTAATGAACTAGCACACTAGTTCGACCCACATGactaacaaaaacttttcccacactttcactttttttcacTCAATATTTAGAGCCTAAATCATATCTGATGAACCCTTATATCTTCCTCTGCACCTCCACTTCCTCTGCCTACCTCTGCGCCTCCATCTTCCTCACAGAGAAAACCTTGATTGAGAGAACCACTTGTAAGGTAACTGATTGGTCTTCACCGGATTGTCCTTCATGattgctttttgtttttcatcAGATTCTactattctttttctattcattatctcactctccttttcttttcttttctttttttcttttttcttttgtgtgcgTGATGAAGCAAGTCTGTGTGGGtctgtcaaattttttgaagaGCTTTATAATTTTAGGGACCCAATCACTCAAAGTTACGggtcttttccttttttctttgtttatggATTATTACGAAATTACTAGAGCattgatatgtttttttttttttaatgaaattgattcCTTGGCATTGATGCCACATTGTAAATTTTAGTTATTGATTATCTTTTATAACACTTGATTAAAGTGTTATAGTTTCAATCTTACTTATATGATTAAAGTTTCAAGTTTGAATGTTATATACAAAACATTTGATTTTATAATTCCTCTAGGTGTAAGGATTTTAAATACTTTGGAGCAAATGCGTTTTTGAATtagaataaatataatttttttttaaaaaattaaccaaacaaaacaaaattcaactCTTTCAAAAACAACTATCAAACAAAtttcctaaattttgtttttggaaaatgtgTTTTTCCTTTCAACTAACTAAAcgtgtttttcattttgaaaactgacaaaaattttttttttctttttcccttgaAAACAAGAAAACGAAAATAGGAAACgaaaaaaattaccaaacatGGCCTTAGGGACCTGTTTGGTATCATTGtttgaacaataattttcattatttaaacaacacaacacgtattttcacaatattttttcacccatatgtatttccacaacacttaaacaacattaccaaacaggCCGAGTTTAGCCGAAATATCTATTCTTCTCCTTTACGAATAactgtttgattttgttttcatccAAGTCATCTATTTTCATTAATATTCATATTCTAGTGATATTTGGCATTATACGAGTGACATGACTTAATGGGCAACATTTATGTTACACCTAATGATCAAATTACTAACAAAATTGAACGACATGACctatatgaaaacaaaaacatatataaaaaatcaaaataaaaataaccccAAACTTTAAGATCGGAAAGTGTGCTTTAGTCTAAAAAAACTTACACATGACAAGTTACAAAAACAATCAACATtgtcataataaattttaagaacCTTCAATTTTAAATTGGCAATACACATGCACAAAATACTAGTACATGTGGTTGCTTATCCATCCCCTTGTTCCATATAAAATGGTCTAGATGACTAATGAAACGAAAGGCTTATGAATTTTCACAAACTAATAATCAGTTATCTATGTAATGCATTgaaaagttcaacaaaatatgaa is a genomic window of Quercus lobata isolate SW786 chromosome 2, ValleyOak3.0 Primary Assembly, whole genome shotgun sequence containing:
- the LOC115969024 gene encoding protein trichome birefringence-like 42; the encoded protein is MKMSSTIKNKWRFCTFASFISCIILLSVLNQGHDSEKLSHVQNITLSTTSSNDSAHQPAASAQILKPSNIGEHEKETNEKEHICNIFDGKWTYNPTASPLYNWSQCPFLSDQVSCQRNGRADFEYESWSWEAKGCEIPRFNGTDLLERLRGKRVILAGDSLNRNQWESLACLLYSAIPIPSSQAYINVKSNAHKVLRAKDYNCSVEFYWSPFLKQVKENRGSKIMRLDRLSAAQNWHGAHIMVFNTGHWWEHPLKIKELDFFQYRKKVVEVDKMEIELAFEVAMKTWARWIDKNVDMKNTKVFFRSISPEHKGKQWCYNETKPIMDESYEVKFPKSMVEIIERTIGNMRKPVRYLNITKLSQYRRDAHPSVYKSKKGTLLTPGQPGFHADCSHWCLPGLPDTWNRLLFASMVLDNSKETSSS
- the LOC115978179 gene encoding protein trichome birefringence-like 43, which codes for MKISSTITDKWRFCIFASFLSCIILLVCLNQGHDSEKLSGVQNITLSATTSSNDSAQHPAVSIQHLEPSNVGEHVKEASEEEHGCNLAPQPAANIQFLEPSNVGEHEKETNKEEHSGHLAQQPAPSIQFLEPPYVGEHEKEINKEDHSGNSAQQPAPSIQFFEPSYVGHEKETNEEENSGNLAQQPAPSIQFLEPSFVGDHEKEINKEDHSGNSAQQPAASIQFLEPSHVGEHVKEINKEEHSGNLAPHPAASMQFLQPSNVGEHENETNEEEHVCNIFDGKWVYDPTASPMYNRSRCPFLSDQVSCQRNGRPDFVYEKWNWEAKGCEIPRFNGTDMLERLRGKRVIIVGDSLNRNQWESLACLLYSAIPIPSSQAYVNVKSGDYKVLSAKDYNCSVEFYWSPFLIELKERRGKKIMRLDKLSASAQNWHGADIMVFNTGHWWNHPGKIKEFDFFQYRKKVVEVDKIETGLAFEMAMKTWARWIDKTVDINNTKVFFRSISPEHKGKQWCYNETKLIMDETYKAIFPKSMVEIVERTISSMKKPVKYLNITKLSQYRRDAHPSVYTTKQGKLLTATQRRQPWSYADCSHWCLPGLPDTWNRLVYASIYGLRQTS